A section of the Humulus lupulus chromosome 2, drHumLupu1.1, whole genome shotgun sequence genome encodes:
- the LOC133815491 gene encoding uncharacterized protein LOC133815491 encodes MFDRYNKSIAYTSSSFAASISTNINSIPMLNGTNFNDWKRNLHIVLGCMDLDHALRDEQPAPLTKESTRDEKTDFERWDRSNCMSLMIMKHNIPEAFWGTESEGINKAKNFLEQIEERFAKNDKVEMTTLLGSLMTMKYNGQGNVREYIMEMHHIISRLKTLKIELSDDVLVLMVLLTLPAQFNQFKISYNCQKEKWTLNELISHCVQEEERVA; translated from the exons aTGTTTGATCGCTACAACAAGAGTATCGCTTACA CTAGTTCATCTTTTGCTGCCTCAATATCTACTAATATTAATTCTATTCCTATGCTTAATGGGACCAATTTCAATGattggaaaagaaacttacatATAGTTCTGGGATGTATGGATTTAGACCATGCATTAAGGGATGAACAACCTGCACCTCTCACTAAGGAAAGCACCCGTGATGAGAAAACAGATTTTGAGAGGTGGGATCGTTCAAATTGCATGAGTTTAATGATTATGAAACACAACATTCCAGAAGCCTTTTGGGGCACAGAATCCGAAGGGATTAATAAGGCCAAGAATTTCCTTGAACAAATTGAGGAACGTTTTGCTAAAAATGATAAGGTTGAAATGACAACACTTCTAGGTTCTTTGATGACCATGAAGTATAATGGTCAAGGAAATGTAAGAGAGTACATTATGGAAATGCATCATATTATCTCAAGACTTAAGACACTTAAGATTGAGCTTTCTGATGATGTGCTTGTGCTTATGGTTTTGTTAACGCTTCCTGCAcagtttaaccaatttaaaattagcTATAACTGTCAAAAGGAGAAATGGACTCTCAATGAACTCATTTCTCACTGTgtgcaagaggaagaaag GGTTGCCTGA